One Brachybacterium aquaticum genomic region harbors:
- a CDS encoding NAD-dependent epimerase/dehydratase family protein, with amino-acid sequence MRIAVTGATGVLGQEAVEALVAAGHEVTGITRRDSGVPIVEGRGGAAIVADVFDARDLARAFRGHDVVINTLAHVPVGMAGLRPLAWREDDRLHQEASVAIAKAAADAGARKLIQESTVFLYPDNGSDWIGEDLPLSVRNQAFRPRVREMRAAVDFATAGRSAVILRLGQLFGRDPQTTHALRATREGDPILLGKPENYITLLHHSDAGRAFVAALRADSGFYNVGGEPITRGRWAKDLATEAGAEQPAKFYPEITQAIVGTRLEVQRRSLRVSSVRFMSETGWRPTVGPSTPGWSRR; translated from the coding sequence GTGAGGATCGCGGTCACCGGTGCCACCGGAGTGCTCGGCCAGGAGGCCGTGGAGGCGCTCGTCGCCGCCGGGCACGAGGTCACGGGCATCACGCGCCGCGACTCCGGAGTGCCGATCGTCGAGGGCCGCGGCGGCGCTGCGATCGTCGCCGACGTGTTCGACGCGCGCGATCTCGCCCGCGCGTTCCGCGGCCACGACGTCGTCATCAACACCCTCGCCCACGTCCCCGTCGGCATGGCCGGGCTGCGCCCGCTGGCCTGGCGCGAGGACGACCGACTCCATCAGGAGGCCTCGGTCGCCATCGCGAAGGCCGCGGCCGACGCGGGCGCGCGCAAGCTCATCCAGGAGTCGACCGTCTTCCTCTACCCGGACAACGGCAGCGACTGGATCGGCGAGGACCTGCCGCTCTCCGTGCGCAACCAGGCGTTCCGCCCGCGCGTGCGGGAGATGCGCGCCGCGGTGGACTTCGCGACCGCCGGCCGCAGCGCCGTGATCCTGCGGCTCGGGCAGCTGTTCGGCCGCGACCCGCAGACCACCCACGCCCTGCGCGCCACCCGAGAGGGCGACCCGATCCTGCTCGGCAAGCCGGAGAACTACATCACCCTGCTGCACCACTCCGACGCGGGCCGCGCCTTCGTCGCGGCGCTGCGGGCGGACAGCGGCTTCTACAACGTCGGCGGCGAGCCGATCACCCGCGGCCGCTGGGCGAAGGACCTCGCCACCGAGGCGGGCGCCGAGCAGCCGGCGAAGTTCTACCCGGAGATCACCCAGGCGATCGTCGGCACCCGGCTCGAGGTGCAGCGCCGCTCGCTGCGGGTCTCCTCTGTGCGGTTCATGTCCGAGACCGGCTGGCGCCCCACCGTCGGCCCCTCGACCCCGGGCTGGTCTCGACGCTGA
- a CDS encoding YchJ family protein, translated as MATDSPESSPAPLPDDARCPCGSGDIFGACCGPVLRGERRAPTAQALMRSRYTAFALRDAEHLLRSWHPTRRPAREDLTESLDPAVRWLRLEIHQAADGGPFDDAGTVEFTAISNGPHGRSVQRELSRFVRENGTWYYVDGDL; from the coding sequence ATGGCGACCGATTCTCCCGAGTCCTCCCCCGCTCCCCTGCCCGACGACGCCCGTTGCCCCTGCGGCAGCGGCGACATCTTCGGCGCCTGCTGCGGCCCGGTGCTGCGCGGCGAGCGTCGCGCCCCGACCGCGCAGGCGCTCATGCGCTCCCGCTACACCGCCTTCGCGCTGCGCGACGCGGAGCATCTGCTGCGCAGCTGGCATCCGACCAGGCGCCCGGCGCGCGAGGACCTCACGGAGTCCCTGGACCCGGCGGTGCGCTGGCTGCGACTCGAGATCCATCAGGCGGCCGACGGCGGGCCGTTCGACGACGCCGGGACCGTGGAGTTCACCGCGATCTCGAACGGACCGCACGGTCGGTCCGTCCAGCGCGAGCTCTCCCGCTTCGTGCGCGAGAACGGGACCTGGTACTACGTCGACGGAGACCTCTGA
- a CDS encoding histidine phosphatase family protein → MTLFGLVRHGQTDYNLKNLFQGSSDIPLNDTGIAQAHAALDSLPPVDWDVVITSPLQRAEQTGRIIAGDHSIPFGGTDPRLVEIGWGEAEGRPVAEMEALYPGRSFPGREDHQAVADRGYDALEALEERFPGQKVLVVAHGTLIRFILSGIIERPLPSIPNATLSLVELEGTTWQVHMIAGDPVEHTVEVPSREQNPRFVVEKSQLAPAPVAPSADGPAAPTPGGNA, encoded by the coding sequence ATGACCCTGTTCGGGCTCGTCCGCCATGGGCAGACGGACTACAACCTGAAGAACCTCTTCCAGGGGTCGTCGGACATCCCGCTGAACGACACCGGGATCGCGCAGGCGCACGCCGCGCTGGACTCCCTCCCGCCGGTCGACTGGGACGTGGTGATCACCTCTCCCCTGCAGCGGGCCGAGCAGACCGGGCGGATCATCGCGGGCGACCACTCCATCCCCTTCGGCGGCACCGACCCGCGCCTGGTGGAGATCGGCTGGGGCGAGGCGGAGGGCAGGCCCGTCGCGGAGATGGAGGCCCTGTATCCGGGACGCTCCTTCCCCGGCCGCGAGGACCACCAGGCCGTCGCCGACCGCGGCTACGACGCCCTCGAGGCGCTCGAGGAGCGCTTCCCGGGCCAGAAGGTGCTGGTGGTCGCCCACGGCACTCTGATCCGCTTCATCCTCTCGGGCATCATCGAGCGCCCGCTGCCCTCGATCCCGAACGCCACCCTGTCCCTGGTCGAGCTCGAGGGCACCACCTGGCAGGTGCACATGATCGCCGGCGACCCGGTGGAGCACACCGTCGAGGTGCCCTCGCGGGAGCAGAACCCGCGCTTCGTCGTCGAGAAGTCCCAGCTCGCCCCCGCCCCGGTCGCGCCGTCGGCCGACGGACCT
- a CDS encoding sugar O-acetyltransferase — MKPFATDEKDPRTPHQKMVAGDWYIADDPEIQAAFRHALAATDRFGREYPADPDAAQEILRGLLGSFGEGAHVRAPLFVDYGTQLHIGEGTFVNYGLTALDVVDIRIGRNCQLGPNIQLLTPIHPLEPEPRRAGWEAAEPITIGDNVWIGGGASVMPGVTIGEDSAIGAGSVVTKDIPPRSLAVGSPARVIREL; from the coding sequence ATGAAGCCCTTCGCGACCGACGAGAAAGACCCCCGCACCCCGCACCAGAAGATGGTGGCCGGGGACTGGTACATCGCCGACGACCCCGAGATCCAGGCGGCGTTCCGCCATGCCCTGGCCGCGACCGACCGGTTCGGCCGCGAGTACCCCGCCGATCCTGATGCGGCGCAGGAGATCCTCCGCGGTCTGCTGGGCAGCTTCGGCGAGGGCGCGCACGTGCGGGCGCCGCTGTTCGTGGACTACGGCACCCAGCTGCACATCGGCGAGGGCACCTTCGTGAACTATGGCCTGACCGCGCTGGACGTGGTGGACATCCGCATCGGGCGCAACTGCCAGCTGGGCCCGAACATCCAGCTGCTCACCCCGATACATCCGCTGGAGCCGGAGCCCCGCCGCGCCGGTTGGGAGGCGGCCGAGCCGATCACCATCGGTGACAACGTGTGGATCGGCGGCGGTGCGAGCGTCATGCCCGGCGTGACCATCGGGGAGGACTCCGCGATCGGCGCTGGGTCAGTGGTCACCAAGGACATCCCGCCGCGCAGCCTCGCCGTCGGCAGCCCCGCCCGGGTGATCCGCGAGCTCTGA
- a CDS encoding GNAT family N-acetyltransferase, producing the protein MHDDRTTAPTTPAPSSTSLPDGYAFAPVPPTSEEYVRLREISGLSPRTPAQAAGALANSWAWITARTEEGALAAMGRVLGDGTWYFHLADIATDPAHQRQGLGRAVMEHLIARIDEAAPPHPYITLLADPPGQRLYRSLGFVESDPSLGMRLPR; encoded by the coding sequence ATGCACGACGACCGCACCACCGCGCCCACCACCCCTGCCCCGTCCTCCACATCGCTCCCGGACGGCTACGCCTTCGCGCCCGTCCCGCCCACGAGCGAGGAGTACGTGCGACTGCGCGAGATCTCGGGGCTGAGCCCGCGCACCCCCGCGCAGGCCGCGGGCGCGCTCGCGAACAGCTGGGCCTGGATCACGGCGCGCACGGAGGAGGGAGCCCTCGCGGCGATGGGCCGTGTGCTCGGCGACGGCACCTGGTACTTCCACCTCGCCGACATCGCCACCGACCCGGCACATCAGCGCCAAGGCCTGGGGCGCGCCGTGATGGAGCACCTCATCGCCCGGATCGACGAGGCCGCGCCGCCGCACCCGTACATCACCCTGCTCGCCGACCCGCCGGGGCAGAGGCTCTACCGCTCCCTGGGCTTCGTGGAGTCCGACCCGAGCCTCGGCATGCGCCTGCCCCGCTGA
- a CDS encoding SDR family oxidoreductase, whose translation MSALAGKTAVVTGSSRGVGAATAKLLAAEGANVVINYRQKAPRANKVVAEIEAAGGKAVAVGADLTDPEGLATLMRTAVDTFGGLDLLVLNASGGMEKDLGEDYAMRLNRDAQSEALTAGLEHLSEGGRVVFVTSHQAHFIDEVETMPEYEQVARSKRAGETVLTSRIPEMTQKGVSFVVVSGDMIEGTVTATLLDRARPGALEARREAAGKLYSVEEFAAEVAKMATADVETGHVELVGGADDFLARTQG comes from the coding sequence ATGAGCGCACTCGCAGGCAAGACCGCCGTCGTCACCGGATCCTCCCGCGGGGTCGGTGCGGCCACCGCGAAGCTGCTCGCGGCCGAGGGCGCGAACGTCGTCATCAACTACCGCCAGAAGGCGCCGCGCGCGAACAAGGTCGTCGCCGAGATCGAGGCTGCGGGCGGCAAGGCCGTAGCCGTCGGCGCGGACCTCACCGATCCCGAGGGCCTCGCGACCCTGATGCGCACCGCCGTGGACACCTTCGGCGGCCTGGACCTGCTGGTCCTGAACGCCTCCGGCGGCATGGAGAAGGACCTCGGCGAGGACTACGCGATGCGCCTGAACCGCGATGCGCAGTCCGAGGCGCTGACCGCCGGTCTCGAGCACCTCTCCGAGGGCGGTCGCGTCGTGTTCGTGACCAGCCACCAGGCGCACTTCATCGACGAGGTCGAGACGATGCCCGAGTACGAGCAGGTCGCCCGTTCCAAGCGTGCCGGCGAGACCGTGCTGACCTCGCGGATCCCCGAGATGACCCAGAAGGGCGTGTCCTTCGTGGTCGTCTCCGGCGACATGATCGAGGGCACCGTCACCGCGACCCTGCTGGACCGGGCCCGTCCGGGCGCCCTCGAGGCGCGCCGCGAGGCCGCCGGGAAGCTGTACTCGGTGGAGGAGTTCGCCGCCGAGGTCGCGAAGATGGCGACGGCCGACGTCGAGACCGGTCACGTGGAGCTCGTGGGCGGCGCCGACGACTTCCTCGCCCGCACCCAGGGCTGA